ggccTCTAAAAATTGCATCGTAAATTTTAACAGGCAGGGCAACACTGTGGGAGATGAATCCGGGCACAACTCCCGGACGGTGGAAACCTGGGATTCTCCCAGTGAGGAAGAAGAACATCTATACGGGACATCACCCCCTTGTACCCCCCGCCAGATGAAACGAATGTCTGGCAAACATCAGAAAAGCAACCAGTCAAGGAGTGGCGGACGTTCTCCCAGCAAACGTGAGCTAAACCAGCTTTTCTTTACCCGTAATGCCTCATTATGTCTGTCTACCTTTCACTCATTGAGCGGTCGCCTGTGTTTCAGAGGACCCGAGCCCCTCGACCCAGAAGGAAATCCCCCGGCCAGTGGAGACGACGGAGGAACACAGCTACAAGCAAGgcaagaagcaaagagccaccCTACGCTCCACTGAGCGAGATCACAAGAAAACTTTCGAGGGTTCCTTCATGCTGGATCCGTTACCCAAATCCGGCCCCTTTGGCACCCTTAACATGGACCCTAGGAAGCACTACCTAAGCCTGGGCTGCAGCAGTTGCAAACTCCCCGTATCCATGCCCCACATTTCCCGCACCCACCGCCAGACCTCCAGAACGGACTGTCCGGCGGATCGCCTTAAGTTCTTCGAGACCCTTCGGCTCCTCCTCAAGCTCACGTCTATGTCCTCCAAGCGCAAAGAGAAGGAGCAGCGAGGCCAGGAGAACATGGCCTTCATGGGGCACAACAACGAAGTCATCTGGTTGGAGCTCCAGGCTTGGCATGCCCGTCGCTCCATCAGCGATCAGGATTTCTTCCTCTACACCGCTCGCCAGGCCATCCCCGATCTCATCAACGAGGTGCTACATTTCAAGGTGAACTACGATAGCCTGAGAACGGCTCCGTGTTCGGGTTCGCCAACCGTTCACGCAGATTACCGGACCGTTAGGACAGATTTGAATCGAAGCGTAAAACATGAACGTCAATCGGCTCCAGTGGAGCGTAACCACTGTGGGGTCGATCCGTGGGGTTTTAGCTCTTGCCCAGGAACTGTCAAGAACGCGGCAGAGCCTCTGGGTTCTGGAACGGACTGCCGGGATCACCTACAACGGCAGCGTTTGTCCTTTGAGCAGGTTAAGCGAGTTATGGAGCTACTGGAGTACGTGGAGGCGCTCTATCCCTCGTTACAAGCCTTGCAAAGGGACTACGAAAAGTACGCGGCGCGAGACTTCCAAGGCAGGGTGCAGGCGCTCTGTCTGTGGCTTAACATAACCCAGGACCTCAACCAGAAACTCCGAGTCATGGCTACCGTCCTGGGTCTGCGGGATTTGTCTCGCATCGGCTGGCCCGTCTTCGAGATCCCGTCCCCCCGCTGTTCTCGCGGCAACGAGGACGATGGCatcgaggacgaggaggagaacGACTCCACCGCCACTTTTACGGCGGAAAGCGAAGACGGGGAGGACAGGGACGACGGcgaggaggacgaagaggacgaGACTGTAGGATGTATTCTTGCCAAGGGGGAGCGCTCACCTAACCGGACTCCTAATTTTGGTCAGTTGCTGTCGGAGGAAGAGTTTCTCTCCACGGTAAATTCGGGGAGTCTCGATGGAGAAGGGAGCGTGTTCTGTCCCACGGCAATATACAGACCCTTTGTGGATAAAGCACTGAAACAGATGGGATTGCGAAAACTCATTCTCAGACTGCACAAATTGATGGACCGCTCTCTGCAAAGGTCACGAGCGGCCTTGTTGTGCCACACACCTGCACTGGAGGTGAGATACTTAACTGTTCCTTCATGTTTCGCACCATATGATAATACACAGACAAGTGATGAGTTCATAATAGCAATGGGCAATTTAAGTCATTAAACAATTACCAATCACATTCTAACACGGTAAGTCGGTGCATCAAAGCTGCTATTTGAAGTGCCTCCAATGAACCCTAAATTCGGGTTTGGCCCAACAAGATTAACCCCGCCTTTAAATGCTTTGTGTTGTTTGCACCAATTTTTGAAGCTTGAAGAGACCTAATAATTGATCTTTTTCCCCTTTATCTTCCCCTAGATTCTTAGACGAGTGTCTGAATGGGCAAAGTCAAATGGAATCTGAACTTTTCTAATCTGATCTAGGCCACTTTTGTATGTGTTTTCTTACTCATAGACTTAAGCAAAATTGAACCTTTCATTGAGTTCAAATATATTAACTGTTTAGTTACGCAACATAAGATTCCTCCACATATATAGAGCCataaatagtatatatattttgattgtGGATGAATGTGGACTTTTGTTTAGAGTAGCATGTGCACCAGAGGCacaacaattcattcattcattgataaattttgaacaaaaaactaatACATTCAACTGCATTTAGTACTTCAAAATCCTCGAAACCATTCATATTATTGCAGCAGCTAATCAGTTCATCTTGACTGACACAAACCCTTAAGCATTCCTCTAAATTATTTCTATTAGAACCGATTGCGTTGGTTGTGATTTCCCGGATTTCCTATCGGCGCCATGGTAAGGTTCAAATTTATCCACTGTGACTCTCTAATAGATTAGAAGTCTTTGTCCAGTTCCTGCCATGGTCAAAATTCAATTTTCTGTGTTGTGCAACTCAAAAGGCATGAATGAATCTTTTCATTGGCCTTTTGGGAACATTGGACTTTTCTCCACAGGGTCTATTTTTGAAATTAGTTTGAACTATAATGGCCTTCAGCGGGGGTGCATTAAGAGGCCAATATATACCGTTTGCTAGTACAGTCTCTACTTGGATGTACCCAAATTGTATCCTTAGGGTTTGTGAAGGCAcagtaagataaaaaaatatgatttaaaatgtaatatttagatttttttaaattggctaGGAGTCCCAGCAGTAGTTGCTCACATAGTCGTCTCCCTTCACAGTTTGCCGACTTCCCTGACCCAATGCTGTACAGCGACTACTTGCCGGAGCTGTCCCGCCACTGTTCCAACGGCTCGTCGGCTGACCCTGAACTCGGAGCTGACCAGGTGTCATGGGAGGATCTGTTGGAGATGGACCTGCCATCTTTCCGACCAGCCTTCCTCGTGCTATGCAGAGTCCTTCTCAATGTCATCCATGAGTGCCTAAAGCTGCGATTGGAGCAAAGACCTGCTGGAGAACCTTCGCTACTAAGTATCAAACAGGTAAGCACGATCCCTGAAGACGTTGAGAATGCATCAATTGCTTTTCTTACTATGCCATGGCCTACCAAAATGAAACAGATGTTGATGTAGGCGACCTTAGCATGGTTGGTGGAATAATGCGAAAACTGTTGCTGGTTGAGATCTGAACGAAGAAGGTACAACGTGTACCTAAGACACCATCTTAAGGGGATGGTGTCGGTTAATAAGCACTCAGAACTTGAGTGGTgtgaatttgtgtgtttgtgtgtgtgtgaggcaaAGGCAGATGACTGAATATGACTTTGAAGAGACTGAAGCGTGGATAGTTAAGGAGGCATTTGATGCTTCACTCAGTTTATTCATGTTGAAGTGCAATGCCTGGTCATGTTGTTCTGCCATCGCTCTTATTTGTTGGATCTATTGTGTTGCCAGTCACCTGCCATTCAATCAGCCAATTAGATTCTGGGATTTGCCAAAATCGTGTtaaatgctttgtttttgttatttctttAAATTCTATGTCACTCTGGCGTGATGTGCACACTCAGATTTTGCTGTTCAGACAAATAATGGTGAAGAGATTAAGTCCAACTCTTTGAATGTACTTGTGAAGTATAGAATTTCACATCACTTTGTTTTCCCAGAACTGGCAAAGAACGGTTACCGTGGATACTACGATCATGAAAGACGTTTTCCTTCCATAAAATCAGTGTTTGCCATTGAGTCTGTGAGCCTTGCGTCAGAAAATCCCACTGAATGTCAATTACGATTAAACCAAAAATGTTCACTCCCTTTGTTAATTTACTAACACCTACACGATAACACTTTTCAGCTGGTCCGTGAGTGTAAAGAGGTCCTTAAAGGTGGTCTCCTCATGAAGCAGTATTATCAATTCATGCTGTGCGGAGTGGTCACGGATGCTCAGGGGCTGCAGACCAATACCAACATTGATGAGTTTGAGGAGGACCTGCACAAGATGCTTGTGGTAAGACCCAAGGGAACGCAATGAGAAAAGTTTGCACGATGGCCAGAGTTGTGTGACCTTCTTggatttttctgttttcaggtTTATTTTGAATACATGCACAGTTGGATTCAAATGTTGCAGCAGCTGCCTCAGGCCTCCCACAGTTTGAAAAACCTGCTGGAAGAAGAGTGGCACTTCACCAAAGATATCACTCCCTACATCCGTGGAGGGGAAGCTCAGTCCGGGAAGCTTTTTTGGTTAGTGGCCCTTTCCATGGCTTTCCCATGCACCCGCTCGAAGCGTTCTTGTCGTCTACATGGTGCTGACAAGTtatgttttctttgaagtgaCATTGCTGGAATGCTGCTCAAATCTACTGGGGAGTTTCTTGATGCCGGCCTACAAAAGAGTGGCAATGAGTTGTGGGAAAGTGCTGATGACAGCACTGCTTCTGATGAAATTAGGTAAGGATTGGCTTCCAAGGACGATCAAagtcttcaaaaaacaatgcatttcaatctcatttaaataaaattggacaaactgtgatatatatatatatatatatatatatatatatatatatatatatatatatatatatatatatatatatatatatatatatatatatatatatatatatatatatatatatatatatatatatatatatatatatatatatatatatatatatatatatatatatatatatatatatatatatatatatatatgtgcttatttattGTATATGAGGCGACCAGTTTCAATGAATTGCAcagaaattgactttttaaacattttttagcaCAGTATAAATGGCAGGAGTCGAAAACCAAACACTTACAAAATTAGGGCACAGTTCAATGAGATATACACTttaaattttcaaattttttcgCCTTAATGTGCAATCTGAGTAATTCATGAATTTCGGACAGAACAAgctgatttttaatttttcaaaaagcATGTGTGAATGACTATATTTTGTGCTTTTCAAATACTTCAAGGCGATCAGTGATTGAGACAAGTCGGTCACTTAAAGAGCTGTTTCATGAGGCCAGGGAACGAGCGTCCAAGGCTCTGGGTTTTGCCAAAATGTTACGGAAGGTAAAGAGTTGTTTACAATTGAAGACCTGAGGATGGTTTTCTGActagtatttgtttttgctgCAGGATTTGGAAGTTGCCGCTGATTTTCGGATCACCAAGGGAGTAGCATCTCTCCTAGAAGCTCTCAAGAAGAAAAACTATGTCAAGGTGCGTTTCTGTTGGCGCTTTTAAATTCCCAAGAGcccatttgtcatattttttttattttttggcccTCAGGTCCAGATTCCCGGCCTTGAAGAACTTCAAGTGTTCGTCCCATGCGGTCTTCTGGCGCACCGGCCCCTCATCCTGCAGTTGCTCAATGCCGCCGCGGGAAAGGATTGCTCCAAAGAGCCCGATGAGATGGCGGAGGATGAAGCCTTCCTGCTCATGAGCAAGCACCGCACCTCGCTCTTGGATGATTCGGAATGGGCCCACTGGGATGGAGAGTTGCTCAAACTGGTTCCCGCCATGGAAATTGTCGACACGTTGAGAGCCATGAAGGTGCGTGAGGCTCTGGGGAAGCCCTCCTTAGAGCATAGATCAGGTCGGTGTAGCCTGATTAAGACTGACTGTGACCTCAGGTGGAGAACTTGCTGTTGATCGTGATACAGTCGGCTCACCTGGTGGCTCACCGGAAGGCCGTCCAGCAGTCCTTGGAAGATGTGCTCACTCTCAGCCGCGAGCAAACATCCAGTCAGCCTCTTATCGCAAGTGCGCTGGAGGAGCTCAAGGTACTTTTATAATTGCAAACACGTGTTTGGGTCATTTGGCCCAGAGACGCCAGTTCACTTTTTGAGTTTTGAGAGGCCATGCAGAATGCATGGCCTCTCAAAACCTGACAGTTTCACTTTAGTCATAGCTTCTAGTAGTCAAAGTTCATAATCAGATGTTCCCAATGACCGAcaccactttttttctgtttttatttgttggaAAAAACATCTCGCTTTTGCAACAATAGCAATCCAATTCATTAGAACTGGGAACACTGCCTAATGTTTTtcctattatttttaaatagaaaaaacaaaaattcatcaaattaaaaaaaataaatgtatgtgtagGGGAAAGCATTAGGATTATCTAATACTTTATTTGCTATTGTAACACAATGGTGTTCCATTTGTACTTTTTATCAACTTTGTTGTAGGATGAAGCCCTGCGGCTCTGCATCAAGATCAGTTCAGCCATCGACCGAGTGGAATTCACATTGGAATTTGAGGTGGAGGTTGATGAGTCCGAGTCGTCTACTCTGCAGCAGTACTACAGAGAGGCTATGATCCAGGGCTACAATTTTGCCTTTGAGGTACTATAAATATGAATGAAAGG
The nucleotide sequence above comes from Stigmatopora nigra isolate UIUO_SnigA chromosome 12, RoL_Snig_1.1, whole genome shotgun sequence. Encoded proteins:
- the map3k4 gene encoding mitogen-activated protein kinase kinase kinase 4 isoform X3, with the translated sequence MEPPDRSKPSRQGNTVGDESGHNSRTVETWDSPSEEEEHLYGTSPPCTPRQMKRMSGKHQKSNQSRSGGRSPSKQDPSPSTQKEIPRPVETTEEHSYKQGKKQRATLRSTERDHKKTFEGSFMLDPLPKSGPFGTLNMDPRKHYLSLGCSSCKLPVSMPHISRTHRQTSRTDCPADRLKFFETLRLLLKLTSMSSKRKEKEQRGQENMAFMGHNNEVIWLELQAWHARRSISDQDFFLYTARQAIPDLINEVLHFKVNYDSLRTAPCSGSPTVHADYRTVRTDLNRSVKHERQSAPVERNHCGVDPWGFSSCPGTVKNAAEPLGSGTDCRDHLQRQRLSFEQVKRVMELLEYVEALYPSLQALQRDYEKYAARDFQGRVQALCLWLNITQDLNQKLRVMATVLGLRDLSRIGWPVFEIPSPRCSRGNEDDGIEDEEENDSTATFTAESEDGEDRDDGEEDEEDETVGCILAKGERSPNRTPNFGQLLSEEEFLSTVNSGSLDGEGSVFCPTAIYRPFVDKALKQMGLRKLILRLHKLMDRSLQRSRAALLCHTPALEFADFPDPMLYSDYLPELSRHCSNGSSADPELGADQVSWEDLLEMDLPSFRPAFLVLCRVLLNVIHECLKLRLEQRPAGEPSLLSIKQLVRECKEVLKGGLLMKQYYQFMLCGVVTDAQGLQTNTNIDEFEEDLHKMLVVYFEYMHSWIQMLQQLPQASHSLKNLLEEEWHFTKDITPYIRGGEAQSGKLFCDIAGMLLKSTGEFLDAGLQKSGNELWESADDSTASDEIRRSVIETSRSLKELFHEARERASKALGFAKMLRKDLEVAADFRITKGVASLLEALKKKNYVKVQIPGLEELQVFVPCGLLAHRPLILQLLNAAAGKDCSKEPDEMAEDEAFLLMSKHRTSLLDDSEWAHWDGELLKLVPAMEIVDTLRAMKVENLLLIVIQSAHLVAHRKAVQQSLEDVLTLSREQTSSQPLIASALEELKDEALRLCIKISSAIDRVEFTLEFEVEVDESESSTLQQYYREAMIQGYNFAFEYHKEVVRLMSGEYRQRIGERYIAFARKWMTYVLTKCESGRGTKPRWATQGFDFLQAIEPAFISALPEEEFLNLQALMNECIGHVIGKPHSPVTGLYVGPRNSPRPVKVPRCHSDPPNPNLFIPNAEGFRGSNFHENDRLSSVAAELNFKSLSRHSSPTEDKEEPSYPKPDSNSTTRRSWELHTFISQSKDSAARQSPLEAVRRSIRKFEDKRYCVMKQRNIIGQVCNTPKSYDNVMHVGLRKVTFKWQRGNKIGEGQYGKVYTCINVDTGELMAMKEIRFQPNDHKTIKETADELKLFEGIKHPNLVRYFGVELHREEMYIFMEYCDEGTLEEVSRLGLQEHVIRLYSKQITTAINVLHEHGIVHRDIKGANIFLTSSGLIKLGDFGCSVKLRNNTHTMPGEVNSTLGTAAYMAPEVITRAKGEGHGRAADVWSLGCVLIEMVTGKRPWHEYEHNFQIMYKVGMGHKPPLPEKLSTEGKDFLGHCLESEPKQRWTASTLLDHPFVKVCTDEE
- the map3k4 gene encoding mitogen-activated protein kinase kinase kinase 4 isoform X2; this translates as MKIIERTTHMQGNTVGDESGHNSRTVETWDSPSEEEEHLYGTSPPCTPRQMKRMSGKHQKSNQSRSGGRSPSKQDPSPSTQKEIPRPVETTEEHSYKQGKKQRATLRSTERDHKKTFEGSFMLDPLPKSGPFGTLNMDPRKHYLSLGCSSCKLPVSMPHISRTHRQTSRTDCPADRLKFFETLRLLLKLTSMSSKRKEKEQRGQENMAFMGHNNEVIWLELQAWHARRSISDQDFFLYTARQAIPDLINEVLHFKVNYDSLRTAPCSGSPTVHADYRTVRTDLNRSVKHERQSAPVERNHCGVDPWGFSSCPGTVKNAAEPLGSGTDCRDHLQRQRLSFEQVKRVMELLEYVEALYPSLQALQRDYEKYAARDFQGRVQALCLWLNITQDLNQKLRVMATVLGLRDLSRIGWPVFEIPSPRCSRGNEDDGIEDEEENDSTATFTAESEDGEDRDDGEEDEEDETVGCILAKGERSPNRTPNFGQLLSEEEFLSTVNSGSLDGEGSVFCPTAIYRPFVDKALKQMGLRKLILRLHKLMDRSLQRSRAALLCHTPALEFADFPDPMLYSDYLPELSRHCSNGSSADPELGADQVSWEDLLEMDLPSFRPAFLVLCRVLLNVIHECLKLRLEQRPAGEPSLLSIKQLVRECKEVLKGGLLMKQYYQFMLCGVVTDAQGLQTNTNIDEFEEDLHKMLVVYFEYMHSWIQMLQQLPQASHSLKNLLEEEWHFTKDITPYIRGGEAQSGKLFCDIAGMLLKSTGEFLDAGLQKSGNELWESADDSTASDEIRRSVIETSRSLKELFHEARERASKALGFAKMLRKDLEVAADFRITKGVASLLEALKKKNYVKVQIPGLEELQVFVPCGLLAHRPLILQLLNAAAGKDCSKEPDEMAEDEAFLLMSKHRTSLLDDSEWAHWDGELLKLVPAMEIVDTLRAMKVENLLLIVIQSAHLVAHRKAVQQSLEDVLTLSREQTSSQPLIASALEELKDEALRLCIKISSAIDRVEFTLEFEVEVDESESSTLQQYYREAMIQGYNFAFEYHKEVVRLMSGEYRQRIGERYIAFARKWMTYVLTKCESGRGTKPRWATQGFDFLQAIEPAFISALPEEEFLNLQALMNECIGHVIGKPHSPVTGLYVGPRNSPRPVKVPRCHSDPPNPNLFIPNAEGFSSRSLPCDLRNQLFPNGPRPIPQGPGEHGHVKAPGSTPNDVRGSNFHENDRLSSVAAELNFKSLSRHSSPTEDKEEPSYPKPDSNSTTRRSWELHTFISQSKDSAARQSPLEAVRRSIRKFEDKRYCVMKQRNIIGQVCNTPKSYDNVMHVGLRKVTFKWQRGNKIGEGQYGKVYTCINVDTGELMAMKEIRFQPNDHKTIKETADELKLFEGIKHPNLVRYFGVELHREEMYIFMEYCDEGTLEEVSRLGLQEHVIRLYSKQITTAINVLHEHGIVHRDIKGANIFLTSSGLIKLGDFGCSVKLRNNTHTMPGEVNSTLGTAAYMAPEVITRAKGEGHGRAADVWSLGCVLIEMVTGKRPWHEYEHNFQIMYKVGMGHKPPLPEKLSTEGKDFLGHCLESEPKQRWTASTLLDHPFVKVCTDEE
- the map3k4 gene encoding mitogen-activated protein kinase kinase kinase 4 isoform X1, which produces MEPPDRSKPSRQGNTVGDESGHNSRTVETWDSPSEEEEHLYGTSPPCTPRQMKRMSGKHQKSNQSRSGGRSPSKQDPSPSTQKEIPRPVETTEEHSYKQGKKQRATLRSTERDHKKTFEGSFMLDPLPKSGPFGTLNMDPRKHYLSLGCSSCKLPVSMPHISRTHRQTSRTDCPADRLKFFETLRLLLKLTSMSSKRKEKEQRGQENMAFMGHNNEVIWLELQAWHARRSISDQDFFLYTARQAIPDLINEVLHFKVNYDSLRTAPCSGSPTVHADYRTVRTDLNRSVKHERQSAPVERNHCGVDPWGFSSCPGTVKNAAEPLGSGTDCRDHLQRQRLSFEQVKRVMELLEYVEALYPSLQALQRDYEKYAARDFQGRVQALCLWLNITQDLNQKLRVMATVLGLRDLSRIGWPVFEIPSPRCSRGNEDDGIEDEEENDSTATFTAESEDGEDRDDGEEDEEDETVGCILAKGERSPNRTPNFGQLLSEEEFLSTVNSGSLDGEGSVFCPTAIYRPFVDKALKQMGLRKLILRLHKLMDRSLQRSRAALLCHTPALEFADFPDPMLYSDYLPELSRHCSNGSSADPELGADQVSWEDLLEMDLPSFRPAFLVLCRVLLNVIHECLKLRLEQRPAGEPSLLSIKQLVRECKEVLKGGLLMKQYYQFMLCGVVTDAQGLQTNTNIDEFEEDLHKMLVVYFEYMHSWIQMLQQLPQASHSLKNLLEEEWHFTKDITPYIRGGEAQSGKLFCDIAGMLLKSTGEFLDAGLQKSGNELWESADDSTASDEIRRSVIETSRSLKELFHEARERASKALGFAKMLRKDLEVAADFRITKGVASLLEALKKKNYVKVQIPGLEELQVFVPCGLLAHRPLILQLLNAAAGKDCSKEPDEMAEDEAFLLMSKHRTSLLDDSEWAHWDGELLKLVPAMEIVDTLRAMKVENLLLIVIQSAHLVAHRKAVQQSLEDVLTLSREQTSSQPLIASALEELKDEALRLCIKISSAIDRVEFTLEFEVEVDESESSTLQQYYREAMIQGYNFAFEYHKEVVRLMSGEYRQRIGERYIAFARKWMTYVLTKCESGRGTKPRWATQGFDFLQAIEPAFISALPEEEFLNLQALMNECIGHVIGKPHSPVTGLYVGPRNSPRPVKVPRCHSDPPNPNLFIPNAEGFSSRSLPCDLRNQLFPNGPRPIPQGPGEHGHVKAPGSTPNDVRGSNFHENDRLSSVAAELNFKSLSRHSSPTEDKEEPSYPKPDSNSTTRRSWELHTFISQSKDSAARQSPLEAVRRSIRKFEDKRYCVMKQRNIIGQVCNTPKSYDNVMHVGLRKVTFKWQRGNKIGEGQYGKVYTCINVDTGELMAMKEIRFQPNDHKTIKETADELKLFEGIKHPNLVRYFGVELHREEMYIFMEYCDEGTLEEVSRLGLQEHVIRLYSKQITTAINVLHEHGIVHRDIKGANIFLTSSGLIKLGDFGCSVKLRNNTHTMPGEVNSTLGTAAYMAPEVITRAKGEGHGRAADVWSLGCVLIEMVTGKRPWHEYEHNFQIMYKVGMGHKPPLPEKLSTEGKDFLGHCLESEPKQRWTASTLLDHPFVKVCTDEE